A stretch of DNA from Chitinivorax sp. B:
AATAGCGCTTTCGCCATCAAACGGGCTCCCACATGATCAGCGCCGAAGTATTGCACCGACTGGCCCAGACACTTGAAACCCGCAAGCAGGCCGACCCGGATTCGTCCTACGTTGCCAAACTGTTTCATAACGGACAGGATGCCATACTGAAAAAGATTGGCGAAGAAGCCACCGAGACAGTCATGGCTTCAAAGGACAATGATCGACTGCATTTAGTGCGGGAAGTGGCTGACCTGTGGTTCCACAGTATGGTGCTGCTTTCCTGGCATGGCTTGGGCCCGGATGACGTACTAGCTGAATTACACCG
This window harbors:
- a CDS encoding phosphoribosyl-ATP diphosphatase — protein: MISAEVLHRLAQTLETRKQADPDSSYVAKLFHNGQDAILKKIGEEATETVMASKDNDRLHLVREVADLWFHSMVLLSWHGLGPDDVLAELHRREGISGVDEKAARPKD